One genomic segment of uncultured Ilyobacter sp. includes these proteins:
- the pyrB gene encoding aspartate carbamoyltransferase yields MKNIISLRDFKKKDILRILEVAEKLEKNPKPELLKDKIVSTLFFEPSTRTRLSFCSAAQRLGARVLGFDSPDATSLKKGESLKDTVRMAEAYSDVIVMRHYLDGAARLAAEATVRPVINAGDGSNQHPSQTLLDLYTIKKEMGNIENLKVALVGDLKYGRTVHSLTKALSHFNAELYFIAPDSLQMPEYILEDLDKSGIKYHILEDFRDILGEIDVFYMTRIQGERFPDEEEYKKVKGIYVINRDNILGNCKENMIIMHPLPRVDEISTDLDDTKHALYFKQASNGVPVRMAMLAMVLGRENQI; encoded by the coding sequence ATGAAAAATATAATTTCACTGAGAGATTTTAAAAAAAAAGATATACTGAGAATTTTAGAAGTTGCTGAAAAATTGGAGAAAAATCCAAAACCTGAACTTTTGAAGGATAAAATTGTATCAACACTTTTCTTTGAGCCTTCTACAAGAACAAGACTTTCATTCTGCTCAGCTGCACAAAGACTAGGGGCAAGAGTTCTTGGTTTTGATTCTCCAGATGCGACATCTCTGAAAAAAGGTGAATCTCTAAAAGATACTGTAAGGATGGCAGAAGCTTACTCTGATGTAATCGTAATGAGACACTATCTAGATGGAGCGGCAAGACTGGCTGCAGAGGCTACAGTGAGACCGGTGATAAATGCAGGTGACGGATCAAATCAGCATCCTAGTCAGACACTGTTAGATCTCTATACCATAAAAAAAGAGATGGGGAACATTGAAAATCTCAAAGTGGCCCTTGTAGGGGACCTAAAATACGGCAGGACAGTCCACTCCCTGACAAAGGCTCTATCTCACTTTAATGCTGAACTATATTTCATAGCGCCAGATTCCCTACAAATGCCGGAATACATACTAGAAGATCTAGATAAATCAGGTATAAAATATCATATACTTGAGGATTTCAGGGATATCCTTGGAGAAATAGATGTATTTTATATGACCAGAATACAGGGAGAGAGATTCCCAGATGAAGAGGAGTACAAAAAAGTAAAAGGTATTTATGTGATAAACAGAGATAATATTTTGGGGAATTGTAAAGAAAATATGATAATAATGCACCCCCTTCCTAGGGTAGATGAGATCTCTACAGACCTTGATGATACAAAGCATGCACTTTATTTTAAACAGGCTTCGAATGGCGTTCCGGTTAGGATGGCGATGTTGGCAATGGTTTTAGGAAGAGAAAATCAAATTTAA
- a CDS encoding dihydroorotate dehydrogenase, translating to MNKLKTNFVGLDLKNPIMTASGCFGFGLEYKDYFDPNDLGAIVVKGLTLEARDGNYGTRIAETPGGMLNSVGLENPGIDHFENVIIKDIKGKITSPIITNINGKTIEEYVEIAKRVESIEAVKAIELNISCPNVKDGGMAFGARPEVAGAVTKAVKAVTTKPVIVKLSPNVTDIVAIAKIVEENGADAVALINTLLGMSIDIKRKKPVLGNIFGGLSGPAVKPVALRMIYQVSQAVKIPVLGMGGISCVEDAIEFLMAGASAISLGTGIFMNPVLPVEIKEGLEKYCLENNLDNISEIVGAAHPNR from the coding sequence TTGAATAAATTAAAAACTAATTTTGTAGGTTTGGATTTGAAAAATCCCATAATGACAGCATCAGGGTGCTTTGGATTTGGACTTGAGTATAAGGATTATTTTGATCCCAATGACCTGGGAGCCATAGTTGTAAAGGGTCTTACACTAGAGGCTAGAGACGGGAACTATGGTACTAGGATAGCTGAAACTCCAGGTGGAATGCTAAACTCTGTGGGACTTGAAAACCCTGGGATAGATCACTTTGAAAATGTGATAATAAAGGATATAAAAGGGAAGATAACGAGTCCTATCATAACTAATATAAACGGTAAGACTATAGAGGAGTATGTGGAGATTGCAAAAAGGGTGGAGAGTATAGAGGCGGTAAAGGCTATAGAGCTGAATATCTCTTGTCCAAATGTAAAAGATGGTGGAATGGCTTTTGGAGCCAGGCCTGAGGTGGCAGGAGCAGTCACAAAAGCGGTAAAAGCAGTCACTACCAAACCTGTTATAGTAAAACTTTCTCCTAATGTAACGGATATAGTTGCAATAGCAAAGATAGTAGAGGAAAACGGGGCAGATGCAGTTGCACTAATCAATACCCTTTTAGGGATGTCTATAGATATAAAGAGAAAAAAGCCAGTTCTAGGGAACATATTTGGAGGACTTTCAGGTCCTGCAGTAAAACCGGTGGCCCTTAGGATGATATACCAGGTTTCACAGGCGGTGAAAATACCAGTACTTGGTATGGGTGGAATAAGTTGTGTAGAAGATGCCATAGAATTTTTAATGGCAGGAGCTTCGGCTATATCTCTAGGGACAGGAATATTTATGAATCCAGTACTTCCTGTAGAGATAAAAGAGGGCCTAGAAAAATACTGCCTAGAAAATAACCTTGATAACATATCGGAGATTGTGGGAGCAGCCCATCCAAATAGATAA
- a CDS encoding dihydroorotate dehydrogenase electron transfer subunit, producing MFLEDGVIIENKNMGDNYYLMKVKAVKSAAVAKAGQFYMIKCHNGIRILGRPISIHYADQENHILEFYYEVTGKGTKEFTNYKIGEEIRMQGPLGTGFDTEVKGKKILVVGGGMGMAPLKYLVESVKNKNTVTIIAAGRDAGAVRIADNYHFPKEDIFFATDDGTVGMKGNAVDAMKELLSKEKYDIVYTCGPHKMMEAVAKVAAQHNMRCQISLEEKMACGVKACVGCSIKTKEGMKRVCADGPVFEAEIIVDVNPKENPGCSCGN from the coding sequence ATGTTTTTAGAAGACGGTGTAATCATAGAGAATAAAAATATGGGGGATAATTACTATCTCATGAAAGTAAAGGCGGTAAAATCAGCTGCTGTGGCCAAAGCTGGACAGTTTTACATGATAAAATGCCATAATGGGATAAGAATATTGGGAAGACCTATAAGTATCCATTATGCAGATCAGGAAAATCACATTTTGGAATTTTATTATGAGGTTACAGGTAAAGGGACAAAGGAATTTACAAACTACAAGATAGGTGAAGAGATAAGAATGCAGGGTCCTCTTGGAACAGGCTTTGATACAGAGGTAAAGGGAAAGAAGATCCTTGTGGTAGGGGGAGGAATGGGTATGGCTCCTCTGAAGTATCTCGTAGAATCTGTAAAAAATAAAAACACCGTGACAATAATAGCAGCAGGAAGAGATGCAGGTGCAGTAAGAATAGCAGACAACTACCACTTTCCAAAAGAGGATATATTCTTTGCTACTGATGACGGTACCGTGGGGATGAAGGGGAATGCAGTAGATGCAATGAAGGAACTCCTTTCAAAAGAAAAATACGATATAGTATATACATGCGGACCTCATAAAATGATGGAGGCTGTGGCAAAGGTGGCCGCTCAGCACAATATGAGATGTCAGATCTCACTAGAGGAAAAAATGGCCTGCGGAGTGAAGGCCTGTGTGGGGTGCTCTATAAAAACCAAAGAGGGAATGAAAAGAGTGTGTGCAGATGGACCAGTATTCGAGGCTGAGATAATTGTCGATGTCAATCCTAAAGAAAATCCAGGATGCAGCTGCGGAAATTAA
- the murI gene encoding glutamate racemase, protein MAKIGVFDSGVGGITVVKEISKILPEDTIIYYGDNKNFHYENLSVDQIREHCLKIVEFLVLNGVHAVVVACSVATAAALESLKTRFAHIPIIGVIEAGAKMGIEATSNNSVGILATPATVAMDAYPKALKEINGKISVFQKGCPKLCSMIEEGWEDTLENEEVVKEYLSYIPEKADTLLLGCTHYPIIRHIIARYFKGNIVDSAKETAEMVKKELFLKTGKTKVGELGHQEFYISGSIDKFKEVAGDFLGREIRKIYSIEL, encoded by the coding sequence ATGGCGAAAATCGGAGTTTTTGATTCTGGTGTCGGCGGTATTACCGTAGTAAAAGAAATCAGTAAAATTTTACCTGAAGATACAATAATATATTATGGTGACAACAAGAATTTTCATTATGAAAATTTGAGTGTGGATCAAATAAGGGAACACTGTCTGAAAATTGTTGAGTTTTTGGTACTGAACGGGGTCCATGCCGTCGTTGTGGCATGTAGTGTTGCGACTGCTGCTGCTCTTGAGAGTTTAAAAACCAGATTTGCTCATATTCCAATAATTGGAGTCATAGAGGCTGGAGCCAAAATGGGAATAGAGGCGACATCAAATAATTCTGTGGGTATACTTGCAACACCTGCAACGGTAGCTATGGATGCCTATCCTAAGGCGTTGAAAGAAATAAACGGGAAGATTTCGGTATTTCAAAAGGGGTGTCCGAAACTGTGCTCAATGATAGAAGAGGGTTGGGAAGATACACTAGAGAATGAAGAGGTCGTAAAAGAGTATCTTAGTTATATACCAGAAAAAGCAGATACTTTGTTGTTGGGGTGCACTCACTATCCAATTATACGGCATATTATAGCTAGGTATTTTAAGGGTAATATAGTAGACTCTGCAAAAGAAACTGCCGAGATGGTGAAAAAAGAGCTCTTTTTAAAAACTGGGAAAACAAAGGTCGGTGAATTAGGGCATCAAGAGTTTTATATAAGTGGCAGTATAGATAAATTTAAAGAAGTCGCCGGTGATTTTCTTGGAAGAGAAATTAGAAAAATTTATAGCATAGAGCTTTAA
- the pyrE gene encoding orotate phosphoribosyltransferase, with protein sequence MDRAKEVAKVLLDTEAVRLNVKDPFTYVSGIKSPIYCDNRKVIGYPQGRKIVVEGFIELLKNKDYDVVAGTATAGIPWAAFIAEKLDKPMSYIRSKKKEHGAGKQIEGADLNGKRVVVIEDLISTGGSSIKAVEAAREAGAAHVEVLAIFSYEFEKAAKSFEDAKCECQTISSFSTLIGLAETDNYLNSEEAEIAMKWNKNPNEWGR encoded by the coding sequence ATGGATAGAGCAAAAGAGGTAGCAAAGGTACTTTTAGATACAGAGGCAGTAAGACTAAATGTAAAGGATCCTTTTACCTACGTATCTGGAATAAAAAGTCCTATTTACTGTGACAACAGAAAGGTTATAGGCTATCCTCAAGGAAGAAAAATAGTAGTGGAAGGATTCATAGAACTTCTAAAAAATAAAGACTATGATGTAGTTGCAGGAACTGCAACGGCAGGAATACCTTGGGCAGCATTTATAGCCGAAAAGTTGGATAAACCTATGTCGTATATCAGATCAAAGAAAAAAGAGCACGGAGCAGGGAAACAGATAGAAGGGGCGGATCTCAATGGTAAGAGAGTGGTGGTTATAGAGGACCTCATATCTACCGGAGGGAGCTCTATAAAAGCTGTTGAAGCAGCAAGAGAAGCTGGTGCAGCTCATGTAGAGGTGTTAGCAATATTTTCTTATGAGTTTGAAAAAGCAGCAAAGAGTTTTGAAGATGCAAAGTGTGAGTGTCAAACAATATCAAGCTTTTCAACTCTTATAGGACTTGCAGAGACTGATAATTATCTAAACTCAGAAGAGGCTGAAATAGCAATGAAATGGAATAAAAATCCCAATGAATGGGGTAGATAA
- the ilvB gene encoding biosynthetic-type acetolactate synthase large subunit: protein MSYKSFLKGSRIVLEVLKRMGVKDIFGYPGGAVIPIYDAFYDFQGIKHYLARHEQGATHAADGYARTTGKTGVCIATSGPGATNTVTGIMTAYMDSVPLLVITGQVPTSFLGRDSFQESDILGITSPITKHNYLVKNIEELPGILKEAYELTKKGRPGPVLVDIPKDVQMQEISMEKFEELFAVHCEYVGNKYPKKYSSKDIETAAEMIKKSNHPVFIIGGGVMNAGAAEETRKLLSQINAPSVATLMGLGAVPYNFPGHMGMIGMHGKVWANRCVNEADLIISLGMRFDDRIVGDPQRFAPHAKKIHVDIDAAEINKNVKVDLPLVGDAKDVLEDLFNVGIEADFSEWMEKCESYILDEESQEDCLNQISTIKYLGEILPESSIVVTDVGQHQMFTAQHFKFKQPLSFCTSGGAGTMGYGLPAAIGAQVGNPGKRVISIIGDGGFQMNQQELIMLRQYNLPVKIFILNNGTLGMVRQWQELFNQKRYSEVILDINPDFVKLAEANGLRGVRVSSVEELRQIEGMINDDRPLVVDVVVPRECNVYPIIPAGKSFSETIIGE, encoded by the coding sequence ATGAGTTATAAAAGTTTTTTAAAAGGATCAAGAATCGTTCTGGAAGTTTTAAAAAGGATGGGTGTAAAAGATATATTTGGCTATCCTGGAGGAGCAGTTATTCCAATTTATGATGCTTTTTACGATTTTCAGGGAATAAAACATTATTTAGCAAGACATGAGCAGGGGGCTACTCATGCTGCAGACGGCTATGCTAGGACTACTGGAAAAACAGGAGTGTGCATAGCGACTTCCGGACCTGGAGCTACGAATACAGTTACGGGAATAATGACTGCATATATGGATTCAGTGCCTCTTCTTGTAATAACAGGACAGGTTCCAACAAGTTTTCTTGGAAGAGACTCTTTCCAGGAATCAGATATATTGGGTATAACTTCGCCTATTACAAAGCATAATTATCTTGTAAAAAATATTGAGGAACTTCCCGGTATTTTGAAGGAAGCCTATGAACTCACGAAAAAGGGGAGACCTGGACCCGTACTTGTAGATATTCCAAAAGATGTGCAGATGCAGGAGATCTCAATGGAAAAATTTGAAGAACTTTTTGCAGTTCACTGTGAGTATGTTGGGAATAAATATCCTAAAAAGTATAGTTCGAAAGATATCGAAACTGCTGCAGAGATGATAAAAAAATCAAATCACCCTGTATTTATAATAGGTGGAGGAGTCATGAATGCAGGTGCAGCTGAAGAAACCAGAAAATTGTTATCCCAAATAAATGCTCCTAGCGTGGCTACACTTATGGGGTTAGGGGCTGTTCCTTACAATTTTCCAGGTCATATGGGGATGATAGGAATGCACGGGAAGGTATGGGCCAACAGATGCGTGAATGAAGCGGACCTTATAATTTCTCTAGGGATGAGATTCGATGACAGGATTGTAGGAGATCCGCAAAGATTTGCACCTCATGCAAAAAAAATACATGTGGATATAGATGCAGCGGAAATAAATAAAAATGTAAAAGTGGACCTTCCTTTGGTGGGAGATGCAAAAGATGTCTTAGAGGATCTATTTAATGTGGGCATAGAGGCTGATTTTTCTGAATGGATGGAAAAGTGCGAGTCCTATATACTAGATGAGGAATCTCAAGAGGACTGCCTGAACCAGATAAGTACAATTAAATATCTAGGAGAGATTTTGCCAGAGAGCAGCATAGTGGTCACAGATGTGGGGCAGCATCAGATGTTTACTGCTCAGCACTTTAAATTTAAGCAGCCTCTTTCTTTTTGTACCTCAGGAGGGGCTGGAACAATGGGCTATGGTCTACCTGCGGCAATAGGGGCACAGGTGGGTAACCCAGGGAAAAGAGTAATATCCATAATAGGGGATGGAGGATTTCAGATGAATCAGCAGGAGCTAATCATGTTGAGACAATATAACCTTCCTGTAAAGATTTTTATACTGAACAATGGAACATTGGGGATGGTCAGACAATGGCAGGAACTTTTTAATCAAAAGAGATATTCTGAAGTAATTTTGGATATAAACCCTGATTTTGTGAAGCTTGCAGAGGCAAACGGATTAAGGGGAGTAAGGGTAAGCAGCGTAGAGGAACTAAGGCAGATCGAAGGAATGATAAATGATGACCGGCCACTTGTAGTGGATGTAGTAGTACCTAGAGAGTGCAATGTATATCCGATAATACCGGCAGGGAAGTCTTTTTCAGAAACAATAATAGGGGAGTGA
- a CDS encoding dihydroorotase family protein: protein MLIKNARLVLDNGEEGLRDILVSKGKITEISQEIGIEDAIKKIFRNDTHLVKMEYLDLEGRYLIPGVIDVHVHMRDPGLTHKESVTTGSMSCAKGGVTTFVDMPNTIPATITEEALEEKREIFNNKSYVDYGFHFGGSGDNNSQEIKKVKNVASTKVFLNISTGKMMVESDEILNEIFSSSKIVSVHAEEEMVKKAISLSRKNGNRLYLCHLSLREEIGELIKAKSEGVKVYGEVTPHHLFLNTNHRDENEESKKLLIMKPDLKSSDDNRSLWEALRNGTIDTVGTDHAPHLLSEKMEKTTFGIPGVEHSLEMMLRGVKDGKISMKRLIEVMSGNPAKIFGINNKGKIKVGYDADFVELDMDLERIIKREEVVSKCGWSPYEGMKTGGTVVTTIVRGEIVYKSGNFKNKIGREVEFNG from the coding sequence ATGCTAATAAAAAATGCCAGGCTGGTACTGGATAATGGAGAAGAGGGACTAAGGGATATTCTTGTATCAAAAGGGAAAATAACCGAGATATCTCAGGAGATAGGTATAGAGGATGCTATTAAAAAAATATTTAGAAATGATACACACCTTGTTAAGATGGAATATCTAGACCTTGAAGGAAGGTATCTTATCCCGGGAGTGATAGACGTTCATGTCCATATGAGGGACCCTGGACTAACTCACAAGGAGAGTGTAACGACTGGCTCTATGTCATGTGCTAAGGGTGGTGTGACTACCTTTGTAGATATGCCTAATACTATCCCGGCGACGATTACAGAAGAAGCCCTCGAAGAAAAGAGAGAAATATTTAATAACAAAAGCTATGTAGATTATGGTTTTCATTTTGGTGGCAGCGGTGACAACAACAGCCAAGAAATAAAAAAAGTGAAAAATGTAGCTTCTACAAAGGTATTTCTCAATATTTCTACAGGGAAGATGATGGTTGAAAGTGATGAAATTTTAAATGAAATTTTTTCATCTTCTAAGATTGTAAGTGTCCATGCAGAGGAGGAGATGGTGAAGAAAGCCATCTCTCTCAGCAGAAAAAATGGGAACCGGCTGTATCTCTGTCATCTTTCTCTTAGAGAAGAAATAGGTGAGCTTATAAAAGCAAAATCTGAAGGAGTGAAGGTTTACGGTGAGGTAACTCCACATCACCTTTTTCTAAATACCAATCACAGAGATGAAAATGAGGAGAGTAAAAAACTTCTTATTATGAAACCAGATCTGAAAAGCAGTGACGACAACAGGAGCCTTTGGGAGGCTCTGAGAAATGGTACAATAGACACAGTTGGAACAGACCACGCACCTCATCTTCTATCAGAAAAAATGGAAAAGACAACCTTTGGAATTCCGGGAGTAGAGCACTCTCTTGAGATGATGCTAAGAGGTGTGAAGGACGGCAAGATAAGCATGAAGAGGCTTATAGAGGTTATGAGTGGAAATCCTGCCAAAATATTTGGTATAAATAATAAAGGTAAAATAAAGGTTGGATATGATGCTGACTTTGTAGAGCTAGACATGGACCTAGAGAGAATCATAAAAAGAGAAGAGGTAGTCTCAAAGTGTGGTTGGAGTCCTTATGAAGGAATGAAGACAGGTGGAACCGTTGTGACGACCATTGTCAGGGGAGAGATAGTATACAAAAGTGGAAACTTTAAAAACAAAATCGGAAGGGAAGTGGAATTTAATGGATAG
- the pyrI gene encoding aspartate carbamoyltransferase regulatory subunit, with amino-acid sequence MELQINAIENGTVIDHIDSEKTLEIMNLLELNKEHGTIMVAFNLESSKQGKKGIIKIDGRILKDEEIEKIAILAPKASINIIKDFKVLEKKMVKLPGVINDVIKCQNPKCVTNFEKVSTKFFREEEKYRCAYCEASVKKNNIILK; translated from the coding sequence ATGGAACTTCAGATAAATGCAATTGAAAATGGAACTGTGATAGATCATATAGATTCTGAAAAAACTCTGGAAATAATGAATCTTTTAGAACTAAATAAGGAGCACGGGACCATCATGGTAGCCTTTAACCTAGAAAGCAGTAAACAGGGAAAAAAAGGCATAATAAAAATAGACGGCAGGATATTGAAAGACGAAGAGATAGAAAAAATAGCAATTTTGGCCCCAAAGGCATCAATAAATATAATAAAAGATTTTAAAGTTTTGGAAAAGAAAATGGTAAAGCTGCCAGGTGTTATAAATGACGTGATAAAATGCCAAAATCCAAAATGCGTTACAAATTTTGAAAAAGTTTCTACTAAGTTTTTTAGAGAGGAAGAGAAATACAGGTGTGCTTATTGTGAAGCAAGTGTGAAAAAAAATAATATAATTTTGAAATAA
- the sbcB gene encoding exodeoxyribonuclease I — protein MKKTYLWYDYETFGSDPRRDRISQFAGIRTDMNFKVVDEMVYYCKLAEDYLPNPEASLITGITPQEANEKGITENELAAILFKEFTKEGTVTVGYNSIKFDDEITRNLFYRTFRDPYEREWKNNCSRWDFMRAVLGVYVMKPELLKWPLKEDGRPSFRLEELSEANGISHENAHDAKSDVYATIGLAELLSRKSSVIFNYFFNLREKEFVKSELSKDELFLHIDFGYGYEKGYASLIFKIGDFSKRGDKNAFLFVDVLSDIEVIENMSSKEMKEYLYYTNERLEEIGKKRPGLKQIRINQSPLIIPYEGLRENPQFLKRLTVNLKEKVEKLKKLSSKRKDELLSVFFREEDDQETDPDLDIYGSFASQWDKNEMVAFHKENYEYVPRFKDKKYKEMYFRFLGRNMPETFTEEEKSRWKEHCYEFISKEREGFQNLSSLKIEIEELRKKHRGNIEKTRIIEDIKEYAEELEKKLKPGSVKPGKQLKMF, from the coding sequence ATGAAAAAAACTTATCTTTGGTATGACTATGAAACTTTTGGTTCGGACCCTAGAAGAGATAGGATTTCCCAGTTTGCAGGAATTAGGACAGATATGAACTTTAAAGTGGTAGATGAAATGGTCTACTATTGTAAATTGGCAGAAGACTATCTCCCAAATCCCGAGGCCAGTCTGATAACTGGAATAACTCCGCAGGAAGCAAATGAAAAAGGAATTACAGAAAATGAACTGGCAGCCATATTATTTAAGGAATTTACAAAAGAAGGAACCGTAACCGTAGGTTATAACAGTATTAAATTTGATGATGAGATAACAAGAAATCTTTTTTATAGAACATTTAGAGACCCCTATGAGCGAGAGTGGAAAAACAACTGCTCAAGGTGGGACTTTATGAGAGCGGTTCTAGGGGTGTATGTGATGAAACCAGAACTATTAAAATGGCCATTGAAGGAGGATGGCAGACCGTCTTTCAGGCTAGAGGAACTAAGTGAAGCAAATGGAATTTCTCATGAAAATGCTCATGATGCAAAATCCGATGTATATGCCACTATAGGGCTTGCAGAACTTCTAAGCAGAAAATCTTCGGTTATCTTTAATTACTTTTTCAATCTCAGGGAAAAAGAGTTTGTGAAATCAGAGCTGTCTAAGGATGAATTGTTTTTGCATATAGATTTTGGATATGGTTATGAGAAGGGCTATGCCTCTCTTATTTTTAAAATCGGAGACTTTTCTAAAAGAGGAGATAAAAACGCATTTTTATTTGTGGATGTTTTGAGTGATATCGAAGTCATTGAAAATATGAGCTCAAAAGAGATGAAAGAATATCTCTATTATACTAATGAACGGCTTGAAGAGATAGGAAAGAAGAGGCCTGGCCTAAAGCAGATAAGAATAAACCAGAGCCCTCTTATTATACCTTACGAGGGTCTTAGGGAAAACCCACAATTTTTAAAAAGGTTGACCGTTAATTTGAAAGAAAAAGTGGAAAAATTAAAAAAGCTTTCTTCTAAAAGAAAAGATGAGCTTCTAAGTGTTTTTTTTAGAGAGGAAGATGACCAGGAAACTGATCCGGATTTAGATATATACGGGTCGTTTGCCAGTCAGTGGGATAAAAATGAGATGGTTGCCTTTCATAAGGAAAATTATGAATATGTGCCAAGATTCAAAGATAAAAAATATAAAGAAATGTACTTCAGATTTTTAGGAAGAAATATGCCTGAGACTTTTACTGAGGAGGAAAAATCAAGGTGGAAAGAACACTGTTATGAATTTATATCTAAAGAACGTGAAGGTTTTCAAAATCTCTCTTCTTTGAAAATTGAAATTGAGGAATTGAGGAAGAAGCACAGGGGGAACATCGAAAAAACTAGGATTATAGAAGATATAAAAGAGTATGCAGAGGAGCTTGAGAAAAAGCTGAAACCAGGGAGTGTAAAGCCTGGCAAACAACTAAAAATGTTTTAA
- the pyrF gene encoding orotidine-5'-phosphate decarboxylase: MNAKDRLIVALDFPTIEEAKGLVEILGDSVSVYKVGLEMFLNSKGDAVEYLSSLGKKVFLDLKFHDIPNTTMMASVFAAKQNVFMFNVHAAGGRKMMKSVSEEVKKINPDALAIAVTVLTSFSDDEIKELYKTEHSIKELAMHWAKMTKESGMDGVVCSPWEAAAIKEECGKDFKTICPGVRPKWSAANDQQRIMTPKNAILNGCDFLVVGRPITKADDPVKAAELVLEEIKEGLAEVTEC; the protein is encoded by the coding sequence ATGAATGCTAAAGACAGACTTATAGTGGCACTAGACTTTCCAACAATAGAGGAAGCAAAGGGACTCGTAGAAATTTTGGGAGATTCTGTATCTGTATACAAGGTAGGGCTTGAGATGTTTCTAAATTCCAAGGGAGATGCTGTTGAATATCTCAGTTCTCTAGGGAAAAAAGTATTTTTAGACCTTAAGTTTCACGATATACCAAACACAACTATGATGGCGTCTGTCTTTGCAGCAAAACAGAATGTCTTTATGTTTAATGTCCACGCCGCAGGGGGCAGAAAGATGATGAAGAGTGTTTCTGAAGAGGTAAAGAAAATAAACCCAGATGCTCTTGCCATCGCTGTAACTGTCCTCACAAGTTTCTCTGATGATGAGATAAAAGAGCTTTATAAAACAGAGCATTCTATAAAAGAACTTGCGATGCACTGGGCAAAGATGACCAAGGAGAGCGGAATGGACGGGGTTGTCTGCTCTCCATGGGAGGCAGCGGCTATAAAAGAGGAGTGCGGAAAAGATTTTAAAACAATCTGTCCAGGGGTGAGACCAAAGTGGTCGGCGGCAAATGACCAGCAGAGGATAATGACTCCTAAAAATGCAATATTAAACGGTTGTGACTTCCTTGTGGTAGGGAGACCTATAACCAAGGCCGATGATCCTGTAAAGGCTGCGGAGCTCGTCTTAGAAGAGATAAAAGAAGGGCTGGCAGAGGTAACGGAATGCTAA